Proteins encoded in a region of the Acidimicrobiales bacterium genome:
- a CDS encoding DUF4190 domain-containing protein → MSASGGYTPDTQVRHCHQCGAALVAGGAYCWNCASVVAAPAPRRQANVNAIVALALGGSAFGCFPLGIAALVVGTKARNEIAASDGREWGAELALAGMILAGVGLLFFVAMLLLQLTLLAAGE, encoded by the coding sequence ATGAGTGCGAGCGGCGGGTATACGCCTGACACACAAGTGCGGCATTGCCACCAATGCGGCGCCGCCCTGGTGGCCGGCGGCGCTTACTGCTGGAACTGTGCGAGCGTCGTGGCCGCGCCGGCGCCGCGACGTCAGGCCAACGTCAACGCGATCGTTGCGCTCGCGTTGGGCGGGAGCGCCTTCGGGTGCTTTCCGCTCGGCATCGCCGCCCTCGTCGTCGGCACCAAAGCGAGGAACGAGATCGCGGCGTCCGACGGTCGTGAGTGGGGTGCCGAGCTCGCCCTTGCGGGGATGATCCTCGCCGGCGTCGGGCTGCTGTTCTTCGTCGCCATGCTCCTCCTGCAGCTCACCCTGCTCGCCGCCGGTGAGTAG
- a CDS encoding thioesterase family protein has product MANPFLDGTRVDVEGEGRYRATIDEDWVLRPLPQGGVVTAIAVRAMQAELDHPEQRLRTLHTSFVGQVAAGPVEVDVEVLRRGRSMSHARAEVRNPGAARGHLTTAIFGAERRGFHFTDLEPPADRPPPEACRSFREPPPPDVEPFPPMAFWDRLVEGRAIAGHAPWEEYVPDRAEHVKWVRFDDPPYLDDGSLDPLGLPVLVDTMPGAVAEKLGPGEREWFAPSVDLTLHVLEAWRSPWLLAHNRARHAGEGYASADMALWDCGDDGADEPRLVAYGTQIFLFSFPPA; this is encoded by the coding sequence ATGGCGAACCCGTTCCTCGACGGCACGCGGGTCGACGTCGAGGGGGAGGGGCGGTACCGGGCGACGATCGACGAGGACTGGGTGCTGCGCCCGCTGCCCCAGGGCGGGGTGGTCACCGCCATCGCGGTGCGGGCCATGCAGGCCGAGCTCGACCACCCGGAGCAGCGCCTCCGCACGCTGCACACCAGCTTCGTGGGGCAGGTGGCGGCCGGCCCGGTGGAGGTCGACGTCGAGGTGCTGCGCAGAGGGCGGTCGATGTCGCACGCTCGGGCCGAGGTCCGTAATCCGGGCGCCGCCCGCGGTCACCTCACCACCGCCATCTTCGGGGCCGAGCGGCGAGGGTTCCACTTCACCGACCTCGAGCCGCCCGCCGACCGGCCCCCACCCGAGGCGTGTCGGTCGTTCCGTGAGCCGCCGCCCCCGGACGTCGAGCCCTTCCCGCCCATGGCCTTCTGGGACCGACTCGTCGAAGGCCGGGCCATCGCCGGCCATGCCCCGTGGGAGGAGTACGTCCCCGACCGGGCCGAGCACGTGAAGTGGGTGCGCTTCGACGACCCGCCGTACCTCGACGACGGCTCGCTCGACCCCCTCGGCCTTCCCGTGCTCGTCGACACCATGCCCGGCGCCGTGGCCGAGAAGCTCGGCCCCGGCGAGCGGGAGTGGTTCGCGCCGAGCGTCGACCTGACTCTGCACGTGCTGGAGGCGTGGCGGTCGCCCTGGCTGCTGGCCCACAATCGGGCGCGCCACGCCGGCGAGGGCTACGCCTCGGCCGACATGGCGCTCTGGGACTGCGGCGACGACGGCGCCGACGAGCCCCGCCTGGTCGCCTACGGCACCCAGATCTTCCTGTTCAGCTTCCCGCCGGCCTGA
- a CDS encoding TrpB-like pyridoxal phosphate-dependent enzyme — MPTAWYNIVPDLPSPPPPALHPGTLEPAGPDDFAPLFPMDLILQEVSTDRFIEIPGAVQDVYRLWRPSPLFRAHRLEQALGTPARIYYKYEGVSPAGSHKPNTAVPQAYYNAKAGIRKLTTETGAGQWGTALAFACALFDMECEVWQVGASYDQKPYRRLMIEAFGAAVHRSPSPLTDAGRKYLDEDPHHPGSLGIAISEAVEVAAQDEAIRYSLGSVLNHVLLHQTVIGEEALRQLAKAGESGPDVIVGCTGGGSNFGGLAFPFLREKMAGNMDPTIRAVEPASCPSLTRGVYEYDFGDSAGLTPLMKMHTLGHDFVPDPIHAGGLRYHGMSPLLSHIYELGLIEAFAVPQTECFAAGVQFARTEGIVPAPEPTHAIAAAIREAQKAKETGEETVILTALCGHGHFDLAAYDDYLGGRMVDEDVTEERLAAGLATLPSVG, encoded by the coding sequence ATGCCGACCGCCTGGTACAACATCGTCCCCGACCTGCCCAGCCCGCCGCCGCCGGCGCTGCACCCGGGCACGCTCGAGCCCGCCGGGCCGGACGACTTCGCCCCGCTGTTCCCGATGGACCTCATCCTCCAGGAGGTCTCCACCGACCGCTTCATCGAGATCCCGGGGGCGGTGCAGGACGTCTACCGCCTGTGGCGGCCGAGCCCGCTCTTCCGCGCCCACCGCCTCGAGCAGGCCCTCGGGACACCGGCGCGCATCTACTACAAGTACGAGGGCGTCAGCCCCGCGGGCAGCCACAAGCCCAACACCGCGGTGCCGCAGGCGTACTACAACGCCAAGGCCGGCATCCGGAAGCTGACCACCGAGACCGGCGCCGGCCAGTGGGGCACGGCGCTGGCCTTCGCCTGCGCCCTGTTCGACATGGAGTGCGAGGTCTGGCAGGTCGGCGCCAGCTACGACCAGAAGCCCTACCGGCGCCTGATGATCGAGGCCTTCGGCGCCGCCGTGCACCGCTCGCCCTCCCCGCTCACCGACGCCGGCCGGAAGTACCTGGACGAGGACCCGCACCACCCCGGCTCGCTCGGCATCGCCATCTCCGAGGCGGTCGAGGTCGCGGCCCAGGACGAGGCCATCCGCTACTCGCTCGGCAGCGTGCTCAACCACGTGCTGTTGCACCAGACGGTGATCGGCGAAGAGGCCCTGCGCCAGCTGGCGAAGGCCGGCGAGTCGGGCCCGGACGTGATCGTCGGGTGCACCGGCGGCGGCTCCAACTTCGGCGGCCTCGCCTTCCCCTTCCTGCGCGAGAAGATGGCCGGGAACATGGACCCGACCATCCGTGCGGTCGAGCCCGCCTCGTGCCCGTCGCTCACCCGCGGCGTCTACGAGTACGACTTCGGCGACAGCGCCGGCCTCACCCCGCTCATGAAGATGCACACGCTCGGCCACGACTTCGTGCCCGACCCGATCCACGCCGGCGGGCTGCGCTACCACGGCATGTCCCCGCTGCTCAGCCACATCTACGAGCTCGGCCTGATCGAGGCCTTCGCCGTGCCCCAGACCGAGTGCTTCGCCGCCGGCGTGCAGTTCGCTCGCACCGAGGGCATCGTCCCGGCCCCCGAGCCCACCCACGCCATCGCTGCGGCAATCCGGGAAGCCCAGAAGGCCAAGGAGACCGGCGAGGAGACGGTGATTCTCACCGCGCTGTGCGGCCACGGCCACTTCGACCTCGCCGCCTACGACGATTACCTCGGCGGGCGCATGGTCGACGAGGACGTCACCGAGGAACGCCTCGCCGCCGGCCTCGCCACCCTCCCCTCCGTCGGATAG